The proteins below are encoded in one region of Xenopus laevis strain J_2021 chromosome 8L, Xenopus_laevis_v10.1, whole genome shotgun sequence:
- the LOC108699305 gene encoding zinc finger protein OZF isoform X2 produces MPRLKLVLKKTSKSKASGKWIIKDKWPLKAPARFEEVAVYFTESEWRCLEEGQKEIYKEVMLENYLAFHSLGYRHKKPDIISKIENEKDPCLSDKKNTQKSFHSDATCETDESCTSLFTQDGFSVEGLRLVQDAEEDKQVSLKDPSFAMESICVTRPYNLRGNASIDYSGFYDNELAATRALRPHKKLQNKKISNETYKHLRKKRDGLYVCSECGKTYTQKSYLVKHHKVHTGISLFVCAQCDKCFTHRSNLIRHKKIHVVKRPFNCSDCGKGFTDNSTLLKHQRIHTGEKPYTCSECGKRFSISTYLIVHQRTHTGEKPYECSDCGKNFSQSAHLVTHQRTHTGEKPYACIECTKSFTSSSHLTTHQRTHTGERPYPCLECGKNFKHSTHLVLHRRTHTGEKPFPCTKCPRMFAQRPQLLKHLQKVHSDDWDM; encoded by the exons ATGCCCAGGCTGAAACTTGTCCTGAAGAAGACATCAAAAAGCAAAGCTTCTGGCAAATGGATTATCAAGGATAAGTGGCCACTAAAG GCTCCTGCTCGCTTTGAAGAAGTTGCTGTCTATTTCACAGAATCGGAATGGAGATGTTTAGAAGAAGGACAGAAGGAGATTTACAAAGAAGTGATGCTGGAGAATTATCTGGCATTCCATTCACTGG GTTATCGACACAAAAAGCCAGACATAATATCTAAAATCGAGAACGAGAAAGATCCATGTTTATCGGACAAGAAGAATACTCAGAAGTCATTCCATTCTG ATGCCACATGTGAAACAGATGAATCGTGTACATCCCTGTTCACACAAGATGGTTTCTCTGTGGAAGGTCTAAGACTTGTCCAAGATGCTGAAGAGGACAAGCAGGTGTCATTGAAGGACCCATCGTTTGCGATGGAGAGTATATGTGTGACACGTCCATATAATCTTAGAGGCAATGCTTCCATTGATTACTCTGGTTTCTATGATAATGAGCTGGCGGCGACTAGAGCGCTTAGACCACACAAGAagcttcaaaataaaaagataagcaACGAAACATATAAACACCTGCGAAAGAAGAGAGATGGGCTCTATGTCTGTTCAGAATGTGGGAAAACGTACACTCAGAAGTCCTATCTTGTTAAGCATCACAAAGTACACACTGGTATTTCACTCTTTGTTTGTGCTCAGTGTGACAAATGCTTTACCCACCGTTCAAATCTAATAAGACACAAAAAAATCCATGTAGTGAAAAGACCGTTTAATTGTTCAGACTGTGGGAAAGGATTCACTGACAACTCAACGCTACTTAAACACCAGAGGAtacacactggggagaaaccttATAcatgttctgaatgtgggaaaaggTTTAGCATCAGCACCTACCTTATTGTGCACCAGAGAACTCACACTGGAGAAAAACCTTACGAGTGCAGTGACTGTGGCAAAAACTTTTCTCAGAGCGCACACCTTGTTACACACCAAAGGACACATACTGGTGAAAAACCCTATGCTTGCATCGAATGTACAAAAAGCTTTACTTCCAGTTCCCATCTCACCACTCATCAAagaactcacacaggagagagGCCCTACCCATGCTTGGAGTGTGGAAAAAACTTTAAGCATAGCACCCATCTTGTACTGCACAGGAGAACACACACAGGAGAGAAGCCATTTCCCTGCACTAAATGTCCACGAATGTTTGCACAGAGGCCCCAGCTTTTGAAACACTTGCAGAAAGTTCATTCAGATGACTGGGACATGTAA
- the LOC108699305 gene encoding zinc finger protein 300 isoform X1, with protein MPRLKLVLKKTSKSKASGKWIIKDKWPLKKSSSNVAHRSQKAPARFEEVAVYFTESEWRCLEEGQKEIYKEVMLENYLAFHSLGYRHKKPDIISKIENEKDPCLSDKKNTQKSFHSDATCETDESCTSLFTQDGFSVEGLRLVQDAEEDKQVSLKDPSFAMESICVTRPYNLRGNASIDYSGFYDNELAATRALRPHKKLQNKKISNETYKHLRKKRDGLYVCSECGKTYTQKSYLVKHHKVHTGISLFVCAQCDKCFTHRSNLIRHKKIHVVKRPFNCSDCGKGFTDNSTLLKHQRIHTGEKPYTCSECGKRFSISTYLIVHQRTHTGEKPYECSDCGKNFSQSAHLVTHQRTHTGEKPYACIECTKSFTSSSHLTTHQRTHTGERPYPCLECGKNFKHSTHLVLHRRTHTGEKPFPCTKCPRMFAQRPQLLKHLQKVHSDDWDM; from the exons ATGCCCAGGCTGAAACTTGTCCTGAAGAAGACATCAAAAAGCAAAGCTTCTGGCAAATGGATTATCAAGGATAAGTGGCCACTAAAG aaatcttCTTCGAATGTGGCCCAtcgaagccaaaag GCTCCTGCTCGCTTTGAAGAAGTTGCTGTCTATTTCACAGAATCGGAATGGAGATGTTTAGAAGAAGGACAGAAGGAGATTTACAAAGAAGTGATGCTGGAGAATTATCTGGCATTCCATTCACTGG GTTATCGACACAAAAAGCCAGACATAATATCTAAAATCGAGAACGAGAAAGATCCATGTTTATCGGACAAGAAGAATACTCAGAAGTCATTCCATTCTG ATGCCACATGTGAAACAGATGAATCGTGTACATCCCTGTTCACACAAGATGGTTTCTCTGTGGAAGGTCTAAGACTTGTCCAAGATGCTGAAGAGGACAAGCAGGTGTCATTGAAGGACCCATCGTTTGCGATGGAGAGTATATGTGTGACACGTCCATATAATCTTAGAGGCAATGCTTCCATTGATTACTCTGGTTTCTATGATAATGAGCTGGCGGCGACTAGAGCGCTTAGACCACACAAGAagcttcaaaataaaaagataagcaACGAAACATATAAACACCTGCGAAAGAAGAGAGATGGGCTCTATGTCTGTTCAGAATGTGGGAAAACGTACACTCAGAAGTCCTATCTTGTTAAGCATCACAAAGTACACACTGGTATTTCACTCTTTGTTTGTGCTCAGTGTGACAAATGCTTTACCCACCGTTCAAATCTAATAAGACACAAAAAAATCCATGTAGTGAAAAGACCGTTTAATTGTTCAGACTGTGGGAAAGGATTCACTGACAACTCAACGCTACTTAAACACCAGAGGAtacacactggggagaaaccttATAcatgttctgaatgtgggaaaaggTTTAGCATCAGCACCTACCTTATTGTGCACCAGAGAACTCACACTGGAGAAAAACCTTACGAGTGCAGTGACTGTGGCAAAAACTTTTCTCAGAGCGCACACCTTGTTACACACCAAAGGACACATACTGGTGAAAAACCCTATGCTTGCATCGAATGTACAAAAAGCTTTACTTCCAGTTCCCATCTCACCACTCATCAAagaactcacacaggagagagGCCCTACCCATGCTTGGAGTGTGGAAAAAACTTTAAGCATAGCACCCATCTTGTACTGCACAGGAGAACACACACAGGAGAGAAGCCATTTCCCTGCACTAAATGTCCACGAATGTTTGCACAGAGGCCCCAGCTTTTGAAACACTTGCAGAAAGTTCATTCAGATGACTGGGACATGTAA
- the LOC108699314 gene encoding olfactory receptor 6N2, whose amino-acid sequence MDLTNQSFVREFIIVGFPNNNGLQLLLFPFLFLIYLFIICGNITIIALIFSHSSLQVPLYFFVAVLSFLEIWYTTVTIPKMLASLLDQKSISYKSCLVQVYFLHCLGITETYLLTAMAYDRYLAICNPLRYSSIMTSRCCLQLSACCWVIGLVGPVTQLTLLSRLHFCNSNKIEHIFCDFNPLISLACSDTTLNVTVDFYINAFLLFLAFACIILSYVKIISAVLKISTTNGRKRTFSTCSAHLIVVSLFFGSVTFTYIRLTKNYPLNYNYSMAVIYSVLTPMCNPVVYSLRNREIRELLKKKIKTFWETS is encoded by the coding sequence ATGGACCTTACAAACCAGTCTTTTGTTAGAGAATTCATCATTGTGGGTTTTCCCAATAATAATGGTCTCCAGCTTTTGTTGTTTCCCTTTCTCTTTTTAATTTACCTCTTTATAATTTGTGGTAACATTACAATAATTGCCCTTATCTTTTCACATTCATCTCTACAAGTTCCTCTCTATTTTTTTGTTGCCGTACTTTCTTTTTTGGAAATCTGGTACACAACGGTCACCATTCCAAAAATGCTTGCCAGTTTATTGGACCAGAAGAGTATTTCATACAAAAGTTGCCTAGTACAGGTATATTTCCTACATTGCCTAGGTATCACTGAGACTTACCTGCTTACGGCTATGGCCTATGACCGTTACCTCGCCATATGCAACCCTCTAAGATATTCATCTATAATGACTAGCAGATGTTGTCTACAACTGTCTGCTTGTTGCTGGGTTATAGGGCTGGTTGGCCCTGTAACACAGCTGACCCTTCTTTCCAGATTACACTTTTGTAATTCCAACAAAATCGAACACATATTCTGCGACTTTAATCCATTGATAAGCCTGGCATGTTCTGACACAACTCTCAACGTCACAGTGGATTTCTACATCAATGCATTCCTTCTTTTTCTTGCCTTCGCCTGTATTATCTTGTCATACGTGAAGATCATTTCTGCTGTGTTAAAGATAAGCACAACAAATGGAcggaaaaggacattttccacTTGTAGTGCCCACCTCATTGTTGTTAGTCTGTTTTTTGGTAGTGTGACATTCACCTATATCAGACTAACAAAAAATTACCCTTTAAACTATAACTATAGTATGGCTGTTATTTACTCAGTTTTAACCCCCATGTGTAATCCAGTTGTTTATAGCCTGAGAAATAGAGAAATAAGGGAActgttgaagaaaaaaataaaaacattttgggaaaCATCCTAA
- the LOC108699013 gene encoding olfactory receptor 6N1, with protein MDVTNQTQVSEFIIVGFPDFKGLQTLLFPLLLIIYIFTISGNITIITLICTHCHLHVPLYIFVAILSFLEIWYTAVTIPKMLANLLNNKTISYHGCLLQIYFLHCLGITETYLLTAMAYDRYLAICNPLRYPSIMTPSCCFQLAGLCWFIGLIGPLAQIILLSRLYFCGLNKVEHIFCDFAPLINLSCSDTSLNFAVDFTINAIIICVAFTCIICSYAKILSAVLKISTKEGRKKAFSTCGAHLTVVTLFFGSVAFMYIRLTKSYPANYDRSMAVIYSVLTPMCNPIIYSLRNQEIRELIRKKLSKIM; from the coding sequence ATGGACGTCACAAACCAGACTCAGGTTTCCGAGTTTATTATTGTGGGATTTCCCGACTTCAAAGGACTTCAAACTTTACTCTTTCCCCTGCTACTCATCATCTACATTTTCACCATCAGTGGCAACATCACAATAATTACTTTGATATGCACCCATTGCCATCTCCATGTTCCTCTTTACATCTTTGTGGCTATACTTTCCTTCCTGGAAATATGGTACACGGCCGTCACAATTCCTAAAATGCTTGCCAATCTATTAAATAACAAGACCATATCATATCATGGTTGTCTGCTACAAATATATTTCTTACACTGTTTAGGTATCACTGAGACTTATCTCCTAACAGCTATGGCCTATGACCGCTACCTGGCCATATGCAATCCTCTACGATATCCATCCATCATGACCCCATCATGTTGCTTCCAGCTTGCTGGTCTCTGCTGGTTTATAGGGCTTATTGGTCCTTTAGCCCAGATAATCCTTCTTTCTAGactatatttttgtggtttaaaCAAAGTTGAGCACATATTTTGCGATTTTGCTCCACTAATAAACTTATCGTGCTCAGACACTTCTCTTAATTTTGCtgtggattttactattaatgCAATAATTATCTGTGTTGCCTTCACGTGCATCATATGTTCCTATGCAAAGATACTTTCAGCCGTGTTAAAGATAAGCACCAAAGAAGGGCGAAAAAAGGCATTTTCTACTTGTGGGGCGCACCTTACTGTGGTTACTTTATTCTTTGGAAGTGTTGCTTTTATGTATATCAGGCTAACCAAAAGCTATCCTGCAAACTATGATCGAAGCATGGCTGTTATATATTCAGTTTTAACACCCATGTGCAATCCAATCATTTATAGCTTACGGAACCAAGAAATTAGAGAGCTGATAAGAAAGAAATtatcaaaaataatgtaa